The genomic stretch CTCTTCTACGAATAATACCGATAAAGACTCCTTGGTCATCGACAACAGGTACGAAGTTTTGTTCAATTGCCTTCGTAATAATCCCTTCAATTTCTCCGTAAATTGGAATTGGTTGATAATCTTGATAACGATCAACTTCTGTTAACTTAATATTTTCCGTATCTTGAAAGCGATAATCGCCTAGACTTTTTAACTTCCAAAGCAAGTCCCCTTCTGTTAAAACACCAACATATTTACCTTCATCATCTACTAGAGGTACAGTAGAATAACGGTGATGTTCCATCTTCTCAAGCGCCTGCCTTAAGGTTGATTGAATGTTAAGGGTTACTACTTCTTGTTTTGGAATTAAAAAAAATGCCAAATTCATTTTTTACTCTCCTTTTTTCCCACTAAACGTCCTTCTTATCTGTTTACTTTTCTTGTTATTTATTTCGAACAGCAACAAATTACAGTTAATTATACATAATTACACGTTTTCTTCGTTACTATTCCCTAACAAGTAAATCATCAATCCTATTTTACACATTTTATTCACTCTAATCGAGAAATTACATAAGTTCGCGCATTTAGTATTCCCGCCCATTATCGTCACCTTTTTAAACGTTTTGCGTACAATAAAAGTGTAATATAAGGAAGGAGGCGTTACGAATGGGTTCTTATGGCGGTTACAATGGTGGTTTTGCATTTTTAGTCGTACTATTCATTCTTTTAGTTATCGTAGGTTGCAGTTGCTATGGTGGCTGGGGATACTAATCAATAAGTGAAGAGCTGACTCGTCAGCTCTTCTTTCCTTTATATTACATATTCTTTACACACCTCAATATTCCTGCTATCTAACGCTATTTATCAGAATTAAATGCCGTGATAGCATAGTAAAAAGCTCAGTATATAAACGGGACTGAGCTTTTTATTTTTTTTCTTATACACGCGAGAAATTTCCATTTTCCATAAAAAACTCCCACATAATTCTACTTGAATCAGGGCCCTTTTCATCCGTATAGCTTCCTTCTGTGCTTCCGCCAGACCATGCGTGTCCCATACCATTTATAATGTATTGATCAATTAAAATTTCTCCTCTGGAACTTGCGTATTGAGCATAAGTAAAATCTCTTCCAAAGTGACTTTTTTCTTCTCTAACCGTTTTAGGCTTATTGTCAATCCATCCGTCAACCTTTCCATTAAACGCTAAATTATTTGTAGTAATCCACTGTTCTACAACTTGATCTGCATTTAAAACATTTACCGTAGAGTCAGCGTTTCCATGAAATACAATCACCGGCATCGGTTTAGCACGCTTACCCATTACTTGATGTGCAACTCTACCTTGTCTAACAGGTGGCGGACCTTGATGTGCCATGACTGCGTATGCATTAAATACGTTTAGTGCTGCCTGATACTCAAGTCCAGCTGCCACGCCGATTCCAGAAAATAGTTCAGGATACGTAACGCCCATAACGATGCTCATTGCTCCGCCAGCAGACAGTCCTGCAATAAACACTTTATCATGCTGAATAAAGTGCATGCGCTTTACTTTTTTAACCATCCCAGCAATAATAGCAGGCTCCCCCAAACCTCGTAGCTGATGAAGAGGCTCAAACCAGTTCCAGCACTTCTTTAAATTTGCATTGCTTGATTGCTGAGGGTAGATAACAATAAATCCTTTTTCATCTGCAAGTGTGTTCATATTTGTTCCTTTTGCGAAATCGTCTGCGCTCTGTGTACAGCCGTGCAACATAACCATAAGCGGATACGTTTTCAAAAAATAATAATTTTTAGGGAGATAAACTTTAAATTTCTTTCCTTGATAAGTATATGTTTTAAACGTACCACCAGATTGTGTTGCCAATTCCTGATCTTGATCTAAAGAGAGAAGTAACAAAGCCATAATAACAAAAGGTAGTGAGCCTGTCATAACATTCCACCTCTTTTTGTCAACGTTTTCATTTCTTCGTTTACATCTATATGTGAAAATTGTCACTAGCAGATGATAAAAGGACAAACAAATCGTTTGCCCAATTATAATTAAACGAACAAGAAAATCGTTATTGTACTTATTCTATACCCCGTTAGCTAGTCTTGAACACATTGATGTTCATATACTTCTATTCTATGAACGTTTTTTGACAAATATCATTTTTATTATGATAATCGAATGATGGTTAACGTGGCTCCAGCTCCGGTAGTCAATACGGCTGCACCCAGTAAACCAAACAACTGTAGTGAAATTGTTGAGCCTGCTGCTAAAGTGACTATACTCTCTCCCTTATAGTTTGATAAATTCACCAAGCCGCCTACAACTGTAGATGGCACTGCTGCACCATTGGTCACAATTCGTGCTGTCGCTAATAAGCCTGCTGTTGTATTAATTTGATAAGACAAATAGTATCTTCCTGCAGTTTGTACGGTGAAGACTGTATTTCCGCCACTTGGAATAATATCAGCTGAAATATTTTGAGT from Bacillus sp. 1780r2a1 encodes the following:
- a CDS encoding PHB depolymerase family esterase, which gives rise to MTGSLPFVIMALLLLSLDQDQELATQSGGTFKTYTYQGKKFKVYLPKNYYFLKTYPLMVMLHGCTQSADDFAKGTNMNTLADEKGFIVIYPQQSSNANLKKCWNWFEPLHQLRGLGEPAIIAGMVKKVKRMHFIQHDKVFIAGLSAGGAMSIVMGVTYPELFSGIGVAAGLEYQAALNVFNAYAVMAHQGPPPVRQGRVAHQVMGKRAKPMPVIVFHGNADSTVNVLNADQVVEQWITTNNLAFNGKVDGWIDNKPKTVREEKSHFGRDFTYAQYASSRGEILIDQYIINGMGHAWSGGSTEGSYTDEKGPDSSRIMWEFFMENGNFSRV
- a CDS encoding YjcZ family sporulation protein, whose translation is MGSYGGYNGGFAFLVVLFILLVIVGCSCYGGWGY
- a CDS encoding CBS domain-containing protein, encoding MNLAFFLIPKQEVVTLNIQSTLRQALEKMEHHRYSTVPLVDDEGKYVGVLTEGDLLWKLKSLGDYRFQDTENIKLTEVDRYQDYQPIPIYGEIEGIITKAIEQNFVPVVDDQGVFIGIIRRREILEFYSDNIIKRMIQ